The following proteins are co-located in the Patagioenas fasciata isolate bPatFas1 chromosome 33, bPatFas1.hap1, whole genome shotgun sequence genome:
- the DMPK gene encoding myotonin-protein kinase isoform X2, translating to MAAPPGRRERLRALALGRGALGLEALLDLLVGLVGGLRHRLLLLRDGGDGNGSDSDKHVRDFLSWAEPVASRVQELQLQRSDFEILKVIGRGAFSEVAVVRMKESGQIYAMKIMNKWDMLRRGEVSCFREEREVLARGDQRWITRLHFAFQDPQCLYLVMEYYVGGDLLTLLSKFGDRLPLPMARFYLAELVMAIDSVHRLGYVHRDIKPDNILLDRQGHVRLGDFGSCLKLGPDGTVRSAVAVGTPDYLSPEMLLAVEDPSRSYGPECDWWALGVLAFEMFFGHPPFFAESLPETYAKILHFQDHLHLPDEPEAEPAGGGVSSGGVGVSQAEGAWPRVPAAARELVRGLLCAREARLGRGGARDFRRLPLFAGLRWARLRRSAPPFAPAAAGAADTSNFDVLDDCLSQPEPLGEPWDPPELGLHLPFVGYSYARGDSQEEEPEEEDEDEEWDQDMAMELEGDWGTPPETGSPLRVGTPLAIGTPPRRGTPPPMGRPPRSGTPQPTETPPGRGAPPQTGAPPSQVTPTAQGTPPAKGAPPRTSPPDCAATPGTGPPGAPPEVRPTASDPPAEAGPGPQGAEPVHQEAGPVAEGAEPVPEGAGLRAALEAERRERAALERELGLLRAAGQGLARRLQEVESRNLELEAKLRRLQSPPPGPGPPPHEGGAGAPPAITAPPEPRPDVPRAGATKDCLLLCAGPPTPSGTPP from the exons ccGAGCCCGTGGCCTCGcgggtgcaggagctgcagctgcaacGAAGCGACTTCGAGATCTTGAAGGTGATCGGGCGCGGGGCCTTCAGTgag GTGGCCGTGGTGCGGATGAAGGAGTCGGGGCAGATTTACGCCATGAAGATCATGAACAAGTGGGACATGCTGCGGCGCGGGGAG gtgtcctgtTTCCGGGAGGAGCGGGAGGTGCTGGCGCGGGGGGACCAGCGCTGGATCACCCGCCTGCACTTCGCCTTCCAGGACCCCCAGTGCCTG taCCTGGTCATGGAGTACTACGTGGGGGGGGACCTGCTGACGCTGCTCAGCAAGTTCGGGGACCGGCTCCCCCTGCCCATGGCGCGGTTCTACCTGGCAGAGCTCGTCATGGCCATCGACTCCGTGCACCGCCTGGGATACGTGCACCG GGACATCAAGCCCGACAACATCCTGCTGGACCGGCAGGGCCACGTCCGCCTTGGGGACTTCGGCTCCTGCCTCAAGCTGGGACCCGATGGCACC gtgcgCTCGGCGGTGGCCGTGGGGACCCCTGACTACCTGTCCCCCGAGATGCTGCTGGCGGTGGAGGACCCGTCGCGCTCCTACGGGCCCGAGTGCGACTGGTGGGCGCTGGGGGTCCTGGCGTTCGAGATGTTCTTCGGGCACCCCCCCTTCTTCGCCGAGAGCCTCCCCGAGACCTACGCCAAGATCCTGCACTTCCAG GACCACCTGCACCTCCCGGATGAGCCGGAGGCGGAGCCAGCGGGCGGGGGAGTGTCCAGCGGCGGAGTGGGCGTGTCCCaggcggagggggcgtggcctcgcgtGCCGGCGGCGGCGCGCGAGCTGGTGCGCGGGCTGCTGTGCGCGCGGGAGGCGCGGCTGGGGCGGGGCGGCGCGCGCGACTTCCGGCGGCTGCCGCTGttcgcggggctgcgctgggcccGGCtccgccgctccgcgccgccctTCGCGCCCGCGGCCGCCGGGGCCGCCGACACCTCCAACTTCGACGTGCTGGACGACTGCCTCAGCCAGCCG GAGCCGCTTGGggagccctgggacccccccgaaCTGGGGCTGCACCTCCCATTTGTGGGGTACTCGTACGCCCGCGGAGACTCCCA GGAGGAAGAGCctgaagaggaagatgaggacGAGGAGTGGGACCAGGACATGGCCATGGAGCTGGAGGGGGACTGGGGGACCCCCCCGGAAACGGGGAGCCCCCTGCGCGTGGGGACACCCCTGGCCATAGGGACCCCCCCGCGTAGGGGGACTCCCCCACCCATGGGGCGCCCCCCACGGTCAGGGACGCCCCAACCTACAGAGACCCCTCCAGGCAGGGGAGCGCCCCCCCAAACTGGGGCACCCCCATCCCAAGTGACCCccacagcccagggcaccccCCCAGCCAAGGGGGCCCCCCCACGGACGTCGCCCCCTGACTGTGCAGCCACTCCGGGCACGGGCCCCCCCGGGGCACCCCCTGAG GTGAGACCGACGGCTTCGGATCCCCCGGCGGAGGCGGGGCCAGGGCCGCAGGGGGCGGAGCCTGTGCACCAAGAGGCGGGGCCTGTAGCCGAAGGGGCGGAGCCTGTGCCCGAGGGGGCGGGGCTTCGCGCGGCGCTGGAGGCGGAGCGACGGGAGCGCGCGGCGCTGGAGCGCGAGCTGGGGCTGCTGCGCGCGGCCGGGCAGGGGCTGGCCCG GCGCCTGCAGGAGGTCGAGAGCCGCAACCTGGAACTGGAAGCGAAGCTGCGGCGgctgcagagcccccccccgGGGCCTGGGCCCCCCCCGCATGAAG GAGGCGCCGGAGCCCCCCCCGCCATCACGgcccccccggagccccggccggac gtcccccgtGCCGGTGCCACCAAGGACTGTCTGCTGCTCTGCGCCGGCCCCCCCACCCCCTCGGGGACTCCCCCTTGA
- the DMPK gene encoding myotonin-protein kinase isoform X1: protein MAAPPGRRERLRALALGRGALGLEALLDLLVGLVGGLRHRLLLLRDGGDGNGSDSDKHVRDFLSWAEPVASRVQELQLQRSDFEILKVIGRGAFSEVAVVRMKESGQIYAMKIMNKWDMLRRGEVSCFREEREVLARGDQRWITRLHFAFQDPQCLYLVMEYYVGGDLLTLLSKFGDRLPLPMARFYLAELVMAIDSVHRLGYVHRDIKPDNILLDRQGHVRLGDFGSCLKLGPDGTVRSAVAVGTPDYLSPEMLLAVEDPSRSYGPECDWWALGVLAFEMFFGHPPFFAESLPETYAKILHFQDHLHLPDEPEAEPAGGGVSSGGVGVSQAEGAWPRVPAAARELVRGLLCAREARLGRGGARDFRRLPLFAGLRWARLRRSAPPFAPAAAGAADTSNFDVLDDCLSQPEPLGEPWDPPELGLHLPFVGYSYARGDSQEEEPEEEDEDEEWDQDMAMELEGDWGTPPETGSPLRVGTPLAIGTPPRRGTPPPMGRPPRSGTPQPTETPPGRGAPPQTGAPPSQVTPTAQGTPPAKGAPPRTSPPDCAATPGTGPPGAPPEVRPTASDPPAEAGPGPQGAEPVHQEAGPVAEGAEPVPEGAGLRAALEAERRERAALERELGLLRAAGQGLARRLQEVESRNLELEAKLRRLQSPPPGPGPPPHEGGAGAPPAITAPPEPRPDPGRGGPPRLFRSPLGVPLSRHLLLWARVPRAGATKDCLLLCAGPPTPSGTPP from the exons ccGAGCCCGTGGCCTCGcgggtgcaggagctgcagctgcaacGAAGCGACTTCGAGATCTTGAAGGTGATCGGGCGCGGGGCCTTCAGTgag GTGGCCGTGGTGCGGATGAAGGAGTCGGGGCAGATTTACGCCATGAAGATCATGAACAAGTGGGACATGCTGCGGCGCGGGGAG gtgtcctgtTTCCGGGAGGAGCGGGAGGTGCTGGCGCGGGGGGACCAGCGCTGGATCACCCGCCTGCACTTCGCCTTCCAGGACCCCCAGTGCCTG taCCTGGTCATGGAGTACTACGTGGGGGGGGACCTGCTGACGCTGCTCAGCAAGTTCGGGGACCGGCTCCCCCTGCCCATGGCGCGGTTCTACCTGGCAGAGCTCGTCATGGCCATCGACTCCGTGCACCGCCTGGGATACGTGCACCG GGACATCAAGCCCGACAACATCCTGCTGGACCGGCAGGGCCACGTCCGCCTTGGGGACTTCGGCTCCTGCCTCAAGCTGGGACCCGATGGCACC gtgcgCTCGGCGGTGGCCGTGGGGACCCCTGACTACCTGTCCCCCGAGATGCTGCTGGCGGTGGAGGACCCGTCGCGCTCCTACGGGCCCGAGTGCGACTGGTGGGCGCTGGGGGTCCTGGCGTTCGAGATGTTCTTCGGGCACCCCCCCTTCTTCGCCGAGAGCCTCCCCGAGACCTACGCCAAGATCCTGCACTTCCAG GACCACCTGCACCTCCCGGATGAGCCGGAGGCGGAGCCAGCGGGCGGGGGAGTGTCCAGCGGCGGAGTGGGCGTGTCCCaggcggagggggcgtggcctcgcgtGCCGGCGGCGGCGCGCGAGCTGGTGCGCGGGCTGCTGTGCGCGCGGGAGGCGCGGCTGGGGCGGGGCGGCGCGCGCGACTTCCGGCGGCTGCCGCTGttcgcggggctgcgctgggcccGGCtccgccgctccgcgccgccctTCGCGCCCGCGGCCGCCGGGGCCGCCGACACCTCCAACTTCGACGTGCTGGACGACTGCCTCAGCCAGCCG GAGCCGCTTGGggagccctgggacccccccgaaCTGGGGCTGCACCTCCCATTTGTGGGGTACTCGTACGCCCGCGGAGACTCCCA GGAGGAAGAGCctgaagaggaagatgaggacGAGGAGTGGGACCAGGACATGGCCATGGAGCTGGAGGGGGACTGGGGGACCCCCCCGGAAACGGGGAGCCCCCTGCGCGTGGGGACACCCCTGGCCATAGGGACCCCCCCGCGTAGGGGGACTCCCCCACCCATGGGGCGCCCCCCACGGTCAGGGACGCCCCAACCTACAGAGACCCCTCCAGGCAGGGGAGCGCCCCCCCAAACTGGGGCACCCCCATCCCAAGTGACCCccacagcccagggcaccccCCCAGCCAAGGGGGCCCCCCCACGGACGTCGCCCCCTGACTGTGCAGCCACTCCGGGCACGGGCCCCCCCGGGGCACCCCCTGAG GTGAGACCGACGGCTTCGGATCCCCCGGCGGAGGCGGGGCCAGGGCCGCAGGGGGCGGAGCCTGTGCACCAAGAGGCGGGGCCTGTAGCCGAAGGGGCGGAGCCTGTGCCCGAGGGGGCGGGGCTTCGCGCGGCGCTGGAGGCGGAGCGACGGGAGCGCGCGGCGCTGGAGCGCGAGCTGGGGCTGCTGCGCGCGGCCGGGCAGGGGCTGGCCCG GCGCCTGCAGGAGGTCGAGAGCCGCAACCTGGAACTGGAAGCGAAGCTGCGGCGgctgcagagcccccccccgGGGCCTGGGCCCCCCCCGCATGAAG GAGGCGCCGGAGCCCCCCCCGCCATCACGgcccccccggagccccggccggac CCCGGCCGCGGGGGCCCCCCCCGGCTTTTCCGCTCCCCCCTGGGGGTGCCCCTGTCCCGCCACCTGCTGCTCTGGGCCCGG gtcccccgtGCCGGTGCCACCAAGGACTGTCTGCTGCTCTGCGCCGGCCCCCCCACCCCCTCGGGGACTCCCCCTTGA